The DNA region ggtgtagagaaagatcaacttaatgcaaggtaggtccattcaaaagtctgacagcagcagggaagaagctgttcttgagtcggttggtacgtgatctcagacttttgtgtaccatctacaagatgcattgcaggaacttgccaagattccttaggcagcacctttcaaacccacgactgcAACAAGaaaagcagatacctggaaacaccaccacctgaaggccCCCCTCCAAGTCCCTCgctatcttgacttggaaatatattggctattccttcactgtcgctgagtcaaaatcctataATTCCCTCAACAGCGCGGTAtgtgtacctatacctcagggacttCAATggctcaagagggcagctcattgccaccttctgaagggcaaccaggggagattttatagaggtgtacaagattctgaCACGTTTGGAAAAGGTAAATGCAGGAAAGCTGTTCCCATCAGCTGATTGTATGGGGATACAGACTTAATGATTTGGACAGGAGATACcaagggatgtgaggaagaatctaTTAACACagcaagtagaacatagaacatagaaaagctacagcacaaacagatccttcggcccacaagttgcgccgaacatgtccctacctactaggcttacctataaccctctatcttactaacttccatgaacttatccaaaattctcttaaaagaccctatcgaatctgcctccaccaccactaccggcagccgattccacgcacccaccaccctctgagttaaaagcttacccctaacatctcctctgtacctactccccagcaccctaaacctgtgacctcttgtggcaaccatttcagccctgggtaaaaccctccgagaatccactcttatcaatacccctcaacatcttatacacctctgtcaggtcacccctcatgttTTGcgcctccaaggagaaaagacgcagctctctcaacctatcctcataaggcatgccacctaatccaggcaacatccttgtaaatctcctctgcaccctttctatggcttccacatcctttctgtaatgaggcaaccagaactgggcacagtactccaggtggggtctgaccagggtcctatacagctgcagcattatctcccgatttctaaactcaattcctctattgatgaaggccagtattccatacgccttcttaaccacagcctccatgtgcgatgctgctttgagcgtcctatgaacccggaccccaagatccttctgatcatccacactgccaagcgtcttgccctttaatattatattctttcatcctattcgacctgccaaaatgaaccaccacatatttatctgggttaaagtacatctgccacttctctgcccagtcttgcatcttatctatgcctcgttgcaactgctgacatccctctacactatccacaactccaccaaccttttgtgtcatcagcaaacttgacaacccatccttccacttcctcatccaggtcatttataaaaatcacagagcaagggtcccagaattgatccctggggcactccactggtgaccgacctccatgctgaaaaagacccatctacaaccactctttgccttctgtggcaagccagttctgaatccacaaagcaatgtccccttgtatcccatgccccttcgctttctcaatgagccttgcatggggcaccttatcaaacgccttgctgaaatccatataaactacatctaccactcttccctcatctgtgtctagttacattttcaaaaaaatcaattaggctcgtaaggcatgatctgtcttggacaaagctgtgctggctatttctgatacTATTcccctccagatgttcataaatcctgtagTCTtgggggaaataaacttgcagagctATAGGGATAGAACAGGGGGATGAGTCTGACTGGATTCTTCTACAAAGAGCCAGCAttaacctgatgggctgaatgtcctcctcgaGTGCCaaaataagagcataagaaatagaaacaggagcagaCCAGAAGGCTGTTTGAACCCATAATGATTCTGAAAGAATTGAGATAGCAGTAGGAGATGAGGTTGAACAAAATTGAATAACCATAAGGTGATAAATCATTAATTGGTAAAACAAAGTGAGCAGTGGAATTATTTGAGCAAGGAATACAGAATATTATAATCTACTAATAGAGCAGAAATAAGAACTATTTAAACAGCAAGAGGATATATGCTAGTGAGTGTGTTGAAGGCTTGGAGATCCATGGTTGAAAAatgaaaggacttgcatttacatagtactTTTCACTACCTCTGGGTATCCAAAAGCACATTATAGCCAGTtgagtactttttgaaatgttaTCATGTGGGAGAAATTACCAATGAAAATGTAATTTGAAGTAGTTACACATCTTTTAAAATGAAATTGATTTAATATTTGTGATGGAGGAAGACGAGGGTTAAGGCGACAGCAGCAATACTGTTTGATTCACGGGAGGTAGTAGAAGGAACCTAATTTTCCCTAAAGTAGAGATAAAAACATGGTGAGATGGGAACGTTAAGGAACATCTGCAGAAAGGGGTTTGCTTGAGAGAATGGCATTTTCTTGGCtttctgtaaaaacccatctagtttagTAATGCCCTTTCGGGGTGGGaaaaaatctgccaaccttaccctgTCGGTCCTGTTTATTTGAAttcagacccagagcaatgtggttaactcctaACTgcttctgaaatagcctagcaagccacacagtGGTACTAAACCTCAGCAAAAACTTGTTGTAGTAGTATCTTTGCCACAgaacagcagtggttcaagaagacttgTTCGCCACCACTTCCTCAATTGGTTGCTGGTTTTGCCAGCAGCTCCTACGTCAtgtgaattatttatttttagCAAGTATAAAAATGCTTGTATATCAAACCCAGGGTACTGCTTTAATAGCTTGCAAGTCTAAATCTTTTGAAAGCCTTTAAAATTCAGAATGTCCTTTGTGTAATAACGTTTCTGAAAGCTACATGTGCTATTTCTCTTCTAGTGTGATAAATACAAGAAGGGAATTATTGATGGATCAGCATGTGGCAGCTTGTGCGATAAGGGTACACTCTATTTTGGCAAGTGTCTCTCTAATAAACCTAACAATCAGGTAAGAACACTGCTTGGAATTTGTTTTCTGAGTCGTTAAAGTCTGCAAACAATTGTGCTAATTAACTTGAAGCcataagatagaacatagaaaagctacagcacaaacaggcccttcggctcacaagttgcgccgaacactttccttaccttctaggctcatctataaccttctatcttactaacctccatgaacctatccaaaagtctcttaaaagactcaatcgaaaccgcttccaccaccactactggcagctgattccacgcacccaccaccctccgagtgaaaaacttacccctaacatctcctctgtacctactccccagcaccctaaacctgtggcctctcatgacaaccatttcagccctgggtaaaagcctctgagaatccactctatcaatacctctcaacatcttatacacctctatcaggtcacctctcatccttcacctctccaaagagaatagacctagctctctcaacctatcctcataaggcataccacttaatcccggcaacatcctcgtaaatctcctctgctcccgttctatggcttccacatcctttctgtaatgaggcgaccagaactgggcacagtactccaggtggggtctgaccaggttcctatacagctgcagcattatctcccgatttctaaactcaattcctctattgatgaaggccagtattccatatgccttcttaaccacagcctctacctgcgacaccGCTTTGAGCgacctatgaacccggaccccaagatccctctgttcttccacactgccaagcgtcttacccttaatattatattcttccatcctattcgacctgccaaaatgaaccaccacacacttatctgggttgaagtccatctgccacttctccgcccagtcttgcatcctatctatgtctcgttgcaactgctgacatccctctacattatccacaacacctccaaccttttgtgtcatcagcaaacttgccaacccatccttccacttcctcatccaggtcatttataaaaatcacaaagagcaagggtcccagaacagatccctggcaccccactggtgaccgacctccactctgaaaaagacccatctacaaccactctttgccttctgtgggcaagccagttctgaatccacaaagcaacgtccccttgtatcccatgccccttcactttctccataagccttgcatggggcaccttatcaaacgcaaaGATCATGTAAGTGATCTGTGTTAGACAAACTCCGAAGCTTGTGAAGATGACATTGTGACTAGGATGTTTTTGTTAGAGACTGTTGATTGGAGAGTTTACTTCTCTAATTTAACACAATTTCTCTCAGTGCCGGCTGATACTTCTTTGTATAATTAACTAATCCATACCCAACACCAGTTAACCTTAATAGCTTAAACTACTAGTTATTTAACATCCATCGATAGTGACAAGCTATATTGCTAAGTACTGTGTTTTGTGGAGGGTGATAGTTTTTGTTTCAATTCTTATGAAGAACTGTCCAGCATGAagatgtttttatttttttttgctgATATATACATTGAGTACACGGAGTAGTTTAGGCCAGCAACAACATTACATTTGTTAAAAATCTGGTGCTTTTTCCATAACTTTTCAAATCACATGGTCATGCATGATTCTAGTTTGGAAAAGTTTACAGTATTGTACAAACACCAATTTGACTAAAAAAGTCCTTTAGATATCATCAAAATGAAACATTCACACCTTGTTCATCTGCAATTCTTTTGCAATCTCAAATTTAAACCCATTGACAACATTGTTTTATGTCTCGACTCGCACGACTTGGGACTTGCAGACTATTCAAACAGATCACATCTTGAATAATTATTATCTAGACAAGTAATTTTCACCCACCATTATAACTGCATTTTGCTCTTCTATTCCCCTACATTAGGTCTTGATAATCAGCGGGCAGAGGGAagattgtgtctgtgtgggagaaACTACACACAACACAGCTCCTGCCTTGTCATAGAGTAAGTCCTCACTTAGAGTTGTAGTTGCGTTCCTGAAAAATGCAACTTTAAGCGAAGCGACTTTACACGAATCATTTTCCGATTGAAATCAATGTAAAGCTGTTGTTAGATTCTGTTGGCTATTCCTTATCAGAAAATATACATTAAGATATTATAACCTGTAAATTGAGATACTTTTCTAAATGAACTTTCTAAAgtgaaataaatttaaatgtagaaaaaaatatataacttTATGCTTGTAATGCCTCCAGCTTACAACCAACCCTGCTTTCCAAACTCCCACTTCTTGGGGCATCTCCTGCTCCCCACTCTCTTGAATATCTGCTTacgtcctctccccctcgcttgtGACCTCTCCCGCTTGCCGACCGTCTGCCTGTGACCTCTCCAATCCCTGACCCTCTGCCTTTTAACTTCTCCCCTTCCTTGACCCACCCGATCACCATTTCCTTTTCCTGAACCTTCTGGGATTACGGAAGTCCTGGTCCCAAAGGTGCAGAAGTGGTAAGCTGTTACAAtcagtgttttatttttaaatactcTGGCTCACCCCTTCCCTATCCTGAAACTTTGCTGTGAGTGAGGGCTCTGGGGATGAGCATTGAGGCAAGAGGAGCAGCTTCGACAGTCATTTAAAAAATGTATGGATTGTAACAACCCCCAACAGGGCACATCTGCACCATTTGGACCGAGACTTTCACAATCCCAGAGCTACAGCTTCAGATTGGATCTAGATGTTTAGCAGGATCACaggctcatagaaacatagaatgtgaagcaggagtaggccttttgagtctgctccgccattcacggcatggtggcacagtggttagcactgctgcctcagcgccagggacccgggttcaattccagcctcgggtcactgtctgtgtggagttttcacattctcccgctgtctatgtgggtttcctccaggtgctccagtttcctcccacactccaaagatgtgtgggttaggtggattggccatgctaaattgatcctagtgtcaggagattagcagggtaaatatgtggggtaacagaaatagggcctgggtgggattgaggtcagtgctgactcgatgggctgaatggtgtccttctgcactgtagggattctatgataccatttgctttctttattgcctgctgtacctgcgtgcttgctttcagcgactggtcttgttgagtattcacctctcaatttacacccattcaagtaataatctgacttcctattattgctaccaaagtggataacctcacatttatccacattatactgcatctgccatgcagatacccacacactcagcctgtccaaatcacgatgaagcatctctgtaccttcctcacagttcactctcccacccaactttgtattatctccagattgcAGATGATAcagtcagttccctcttccaaatcattaatatataatgtgaacagttgaggtccgagcacagatccctgcagaatccCATTAGTCAATGacagccaatcagaaaaagacccatttgtgtCAAGTTTTcgacccatctcaagacattacctgcaattccatgagctttaactttacatagtagtctattATGTGagatcttatcaaaagccttctgaaagtccaaataaaccatatccactggttctcctcggccaactctactagttacaccctcaaaaattccaatagattcgtcaagtatgattttccttttgtaaatccatgctgactttgtctgattataccactgccttccaaatgccaagttatgaaacccttgataatagactctagcaacttccccagtgccAGCTCACTGGtgtatagtttcctgttttccctctacctccctttttgtatagcgggcttacattagctaccctccaatctgtaggaactattccagagtccaaagaaaatttggaaaataaccaccaatggatttacgatttccagggccacttccttaagtactctttgatgaagattatcaggacctggagatttatccaccttcaatcccatcaatttccccaaaatcatttttctactaatgctgatttccttcagctcctcactaaaacctgtttctctcagcacttgtggtacattattcatgtcttcctttgcgaagactgaagcaaagtacaaatttaagtCCTCAGCCATTgctttattccctgttatgaattctcccgtttctgactgtaaggggcctacattcatttttgtcaatctttttctctttacatatctatagaaacttttacagtcagtttttatgttccttgatagcttactttcatactctatttttccctcctTGATCAgtctcttggtcctcctttgctgaattgtaAACTGCCCCCAATTCTCaagtctattgctttttcttgccaatttgtatgcttcctccttgaatctgatactatctcaaatttcccttgtaagccatggtttggtcacaattcccttaccactcttgcgccaaacaggaataaacaacttctagagttcacctattcgttcttttattgtctgccattgcctgtccactgtctttcctttcagtaacgtttcccagtccatcacggccaattcatgcctcctaCCATcacagttacctttattgagattcaggaccctggtctcagaatcaactgcaTCATTCTCCACCTTGacgaagaattctaccatattgtggtcactcgtcccaagggttctctcacagctagattgccaactaatcctttctcattacacaacgcccagtccaagatggcctgctcccttatTGGTttctcaacatattgctccaggtAATCATCCcgcatgcactccagaaattcctcctctgttgtcctgtgactaatttgactctcccaatctatatgcagattaaagtcacccataatcactgatgttcctttaacacaggcatctctgatttcctgtctaatgcttttcccaacattaccactgcaatttggtgatctggataccacccccaccaatgttttttgcctcttgtttcttaactcgacccgtacagattccacatcatctatgctaatatctttcctcaacatCGTATCactatcatctttaatcaacaatgcaactccacaaccttttcctttccatttgtccttcctaaacactgaattgccctcaatgtttagttcccatccttgctcaccttggagccacgtctcccTAATGCCAACTATGTCATacccatgaggtggagatgccagcgatggactggggtgggcacagtaagaagtctcacaacaccaggttaaaggccaacaggtttatttggaaacacaagttccgtcatcaggtgatgaaggagcagcgccccgaaagcttgtgattccaaataaacctgttggcctttaacctgtgttgtgagattttttattctatcatacccctttacatctatctgcgcaactaattcatccattttctttcgaatgctcagagcattcaggcccaaaaccttaaggtgggcacATTTAacgtttcttttccttttcctacTATTTCTTACTCTGTCCTTatctgattctggcccttgatttctctgccgatcatttccttattctccttgctGTCTTTTCATCTTGTTCTTAATTCCACCTATTCTGAATCCTTTCaaaggttcccacccccctgccatattagtttaaacctcaGGTGAAGGAAGCAGCGAGAGGGTGAGTCGGGGAGAAGAGATGCCTCGGATCTGAGGCCACTCCAAAATGGCATAAATCAGGTCACATGCCTCTGTCAGAGCAGCAGGAAACAAtgttaaaattaatttttcaaCACTAGATTACAGACCCTGTAATTTGCTGATGTTAAAGCGAAGCCGCATTAAAAGGATGACATTAAACGGGGATTGCATTGAGATTTCAAGACTAGATGTATGATACAGCACCATCCGGTGGCTGTTTAGCTCAATGCCAATGTGTGCACAGAGGCAGGATTTGGATCCGGAGAGTTTGAAGCTCTCATAAGTATGCAGACTGAAGTGAACGTCAGCCAATGTAGAAGAAAGGGATCTTCCAGAAAgtggctatttttaaaaaaatgttcttttTCAAGTTTTTGGGTTTTTTGGCTGGAGAATGAACAGAAAACATATCAGACTTGTATATTCATTCCTGCGTGAGTAAATGGTTGAGATTGGCGACCTCCCAGGTGTAAACCTGTGCCCAGTTTGATTTCCTTTTTATCCTTTGCCACCTTAAACATATTGACCGACCTGTAACGATTTTTGTTTCTAATTCAGATGTCCAGTTTTCTGTTTATTTCTTGCTGTTGAAGAAGTTTTCTTTTCACTGTTCTAGTACTTCATGCCCACCCTATTTTGCATCCTCCACGGTTTTGATTTATTTAATGACCTTTGTTCACGTCTTCTGGTTTTTAAACCTATTTGGCTCCCTGAGGAATGAATGATATCTAGGTTTATGTAAGACCCACCCATTTCTCTTGTATGTTCATGACCCACCAGTAAGTTTTTTtggttcatttgatttgatttattattgtcacatgtattaacatacagtgaaaagtattgtttcttgcgcgctatacagacaaagcatatcgtacatagagaaggaaaggagagagtgcagaatgtagtgtcacagtcatagctagggtgtagagaaagatcaacttaatgcaaggtaggtccattcaaaagtctggcagcagcagggaagaaactgttctttagTCGGCTTGTACAtgaccttttgtatctttttcctgacggaagaaggtggaagagagtatttccggggtactggggtccttgattatgctggctgcttttctgaggcatgtTGATTTGGTAGTTTTTCTTTTGTTGAAACCATCACTTGATTTTGTTTTCTGAAAACTTCTAAAAATGTGGCAAGGACTAAAGTTTGTAAAGTTACTTGTTAACTTTTATTAGTACAGGCATCCCCTCAGTAAAGCACGTTTTCATttctgcacggtttgtaattaaTCTGTCATGATAAAAATTCAATAGATCAAAAATATGGAAAACAGTGATAATTGCTTTGCATGCTGCATGCTCAAAGACAAGATGATGGCCATTCATTAAGGTCGTACTGTGTTAAGCAAGTTGTCAAACTAAGATGATTCGATCAAGTCTATCTTCTGCAATGTTTCTGCTCATTTATAAGTGATGGCAGCAGAGTTCACGAATGAGTTCCAATGTCCCTTTGCCTGGGAAGAAAATAGGAGATTTACTAATGTTTAATTTGAGTTGCGCGATGTGTGATTTCCATGAGGAAGttatttgggatttttttttaaagcatggaAATTGAAAATTGTATGATATAATTAAAGTTTTCTTATGTTTAAATATTCAGTAATTAAGCCCCTATAATTTTGGACGAAAAATATGTTATCAATATTTTTCCAACCTTCATAATATTTGAGAAAATGTTGTATTTTGAAATATTCTTTGAACAACTTTTATTTGTCCCCCTCTAATTCATAAATGCCATTTTGTCACTTTCAAGGTGTACAGGGGAGTATGGGACGAATCACAGGTAGTCTTAAAATGTAAACTTGAAGAAACTTTCCACTTTGATTTGGATACTAACATGGAGCCGAGGAAGGAAATGGTGTTATTTGACAAACCAACAAAAGGGACTTCCTTAGAGGAATTTCGAGAAATGGTTTACAATCTCTTAAAGGTAATCTTTTGTACACATGTTCAAAATTAGCACCAGTTTTACCTTGAGAACAGATTATATAATTGTATTTTCCTCAGGCAAAGCTTGGAGATCAGACAAACCTTCAAAAGCTACTCAAATTGATTGTCACCGTTGCAGATGGAAATAAAGATGGTCATGTCTCCCTCGCAGAAGCAAAGTCTACATGGGCATTGCTGCAGCTTAATGAGTTTCTGATTACAATAATTCTCCAGGATAAGGAGCATACACCAAAACTACTTGGATTCTGCGGAGATCTTTATGTGACAGAAAAAGTCCATTACAATTACCTGTATGGACTCACTATTCCTTGGGTTTTGGAGTTCTTCATTCCTTCTGGTCTGAGGCGCAGTATGGATCAGTGGTTTACTCCCTCCTGGCCTAGAAAAGCTAAGATCTCAATAGGACTCTTAGAATTTGTTGAGGATGTCTTTCATGGGACATTTGGTAACTTCCTTATGTGTGACATGAGTGCAAATAACGTTGGCTACAATGCTAAACATGATTTAAAAATGATAGATATGAGAAAAGTTGTACCAGAAGTTAGTTTCAAGCAGCTAATTGGAGGTCGTCACTGCGAGACTGATATGGATTGTGTGTATGGCACAGACTGCAGGACAACATGCCATCAAAGCAAAAAGCAATGCACCACGGAATTGGATCAGCCAAACCTGACCAAAGTCTGCACATTGCTGAAAGACTACCTTTTAAATGGTGCTCCTTCTGATGTAAGGGAAGAACTAGAAAAGCAGCTGTACTCCTGTATAGCTCTCCGAGGAGTAGCAAGCCAAATGGAGATGGAACACTCCTTGATACTAAATAACCTAAAGACATTACTGTGGAAGAAAATTTCTCACACAAAAGATTCCTAAACTCTAACGGAACAAGAACATTTTTCATGTCAATTGAACAGCATTAGTAAAGTTATTTTTGGTAAATTGTTCTAGTTGGTTCAGTTTGACCATGTAACACAGAACGGCATCATTCACAATGTTTCCCTATTTCTTACTGTTATACAAAAAAACTAAAACCACTACAGATTTTGTTTTCCATTTTGTGGTTATAAATGTTGCTGCTTTTCTTTTAATGTTTTAAACAaaacactcacccagcatgaCAAGTTTTTAATGTCTTTTTTTAACAATTGTTTGTAGCATGACTATTTATTTGCAGAAGAAAATGCTGGTTAATATTGACACCTCTCTTAGCTTAAATAAAATTACATGTTAAGATGGTAAACTGGAACAAACTCTGTAAATCAGAAAAAGATTGCTTTTACTTCTATTTTAGAATAGAAATTTTAAAATGCATTAGAATTGCAACTATATAATTAGATTGCAAAATCTGTTTTACAA from Mustelus asterias chromosome 8, sMusAst1.hap1.1, whole genome shotgun sequence includes:
- the LOC144497503 gene encoding divergent protein kinase domain 1A-like; its protein translation is MARGLLSRASLRKICGSHYYIQARLPCVRVKYLFFSWLAVFVGSWVVYVQYSTHTELCRAHDCEKIICDKYKKGIIDGSACGSLCDKGTLYFGKCLSNKPNNQVYRGVWDESQVVLKCKLEETFHFDLDTNMEPRKEMVLFDKPTKGTSLEEFREMVYNLLKAKLGDQTNLQKLLKLIVTVADGNKDGHVSLAEAKSTWALLQLNEFLITIILQDKEHTPKLLGFCGDLYVTEKVHYNYLYGLTIPWVLEFFIPSGLRRSMDQWFTPSWPRKAKISIGLLEFVEDVFHGTFGNFLMCDMSANNVGYNAKHDLKMIDMRKVVPEVSFKQLIGGRHCETDMDCVYGTDCRTTCHQSKKQCTTELDQPNLTKVCTLLKDYLLNGAPSDVREELEKQLYSCIALRGVASQMEMEHSLILNNLKTLLWKKISHTKDS